Proteins co-encoded in one Listeria ivanovii subsp. ivanovii genomic window:
- a CDS encoding IS256 family transposase codes for MNDFTTAIVQTLGTKGDLNELFRSHLEKALNTLLRTELTAYLAYDKYERIGFNSGNSRNGTYQRRIKTEYGELTLEIPRNRNGEFKQQTLPAYKRTNDTLESTIIHLFEKGVTMSEIADLIEKMYGHYYTPQTVSNMTKVLTEEVSAFKVRSLNKQYAAIFMDATYIPLKRQTASKEAIYIAIGIREDGTKEVLSYVIAPTESIHIWNELLQDIYSRGVQDVLLFITDGLKAMKDTIHQIYPNIKYQHCCVHISRNIAHKVRVKDRKEICDDFKAVYQARSKEEANTFLYRMIEKWRKAYPKVTQSLIENQNLLTSYEIPTSICRSIYSTNLIESFNKQIKKYSRRKEQFQNEESLEHFLVSIFDTYNQKFLNRSHKGFQQVTDTLASMFSE; via the coding sequence ATGAATGATTTTACTACAGCAATTGTACAAACTCTAGGTACTAAAGGTGATTTAAATGAATTATTTCGTTCCCACTTAGAAAAAGCCCTGAATACACTCCTTCGGACCGAACTAACAGCTTACTTAGCATATGATAAGTATGAGCGAATCGGGTTTAATTCGGGCAATTCTAGAAACGGGACCTATCAACGAAGAATCAAAACGGAGTATGGTGAATTAACATTGGAAATCCCAAGAAATCGTAACGGAGAGTTCAAACAACAAACCTTGCCAGCCTACAAGCGGACCAACGACACGTTGGAATCTACGATTATCCATCTGTTTGAAAAAGGCGTTACGATGTCTGAAATAGCTGATCTGATTGAAAAAATGTATGGACACTATTATACACCACAGACAGTATCAAACATGACTAAAGTATTAACGGAAGAAGTGAGTGCATTTAAAGTCAGATCATTAAACAAACAATATGCAGCTATTTTTATGGACGCCACTTATATTCCTTTAAAACGTCAAACTGCATCTAAAGAAGCCATTTACATCGCTATCGGTATTCGAGAAGACGGAACTAAAGAAGTACTGAGTTACGTGATTGCTCCTACAGAATCCATACATATTTGGAATGAACTGCTACAGGATATATACTCCAGAGGAGTCCAGGATGTCTTACTGTTTATTACCGACGGCTTAAAAGCAATGAAAGATACAATTCACCAAATTTATCCTAACATTAAATACCAACATTGCTGTGTTCACATTTCTCGTAATATTGCTCATAAAGTACGTGTCAAAGACCGAAAAGAAATCTGTGATGATTTTAAGGCTGTTTATCAAGCCAGATCAAAGGAAGAAGCGAATACCTTTCTATATAGGATGATTGAAAAGTGGCGGAAAGCTTATCCTAAAGTGACGCAGTCGCTCATAGAAAATCAAAATTTATTGACCTCTTATGAAATTCCAACGAGTATCTGCCGAAGTATTTACTCCACTAATCTGATAGAATCTTTCAATAAGCAAATCAAAAAATATAGCCGCAGAAAAGAGCAATTTCAAAATGAAGAATCTCTAGAGCACTTCCTGGTATCCATTTTTGACACGTATAATCAAAAATTTTTAAATAGAAGCCATAAGGGCTTCCAGCAAGTGACTGATACATTAGCTTCCATGTTTTCGGAGTAA
- a CDS encoding Imm59 family immunity protein, with protein MINQDISKLKEEIDSVVTQKNYETLRYVLFNEGDGTPFAVHLFIKNDKFMVNSRDERSYVVGKTFEFSTFDEAKVKFLKLLDLTVEINKEDIKLGYSAEYYSPLWNK; from the coding sequence ATGATTAATCAAGATATTAGTAAACTAAAAGAAGAAATTGATTCAGTAGTAACTCAGAAAAATTATGAAACATTACGTTACGTTTTATTTAATGAAGGAGATGGTACTCCATTTGCAGTTCATCTGTTTATTAAAAATGATAAGTTTATGGTTAATTCCCGAGATGAAAGAAGTTATGTGGTTGGTAAAACTTTTGAATTTTCTACTTTTGATGAAGCAAAAGTAAAATTTTTGAAGTTGTTAGATTTAACAGTAGAAATAAATAAAGAGGATATAAAATTAGGATACTCAGCTGAGTATTATTCACCATTGTGGAATAAGTAA
- a CDS encoding glycohydrolase toxin TNT-related protein (This protein contains a domain related to Tuberculosis Necrotizing Toxin, which is the C-terminal effector domain of outer membrane channel protein CpnT, and which has a lethal NAD+-glycohydrolase activity.), producing MEKKFTPKKITLDNGEIAFQAKDGTLVRSPDFLDEAGDIKWPKANGFVIDETGKAITVDANLKAGQIIDRYGDSSGRFTSPVEAGQILDYDTRGLPYPESVKTYHQYEVLKDITEKNVKDAYNMATQEVKKQIDRVMEKWELSFEDLACPQQGKVATVFGVGGGKQIKFTTNIKYYEILELIKEVK from the coding sequence GTGGAAAAGAAATTCACCCCGAAGAAAATCACCTTAGACAATGGAGAAATTGCTTTCCAAGCTAAAGACGGGACACTAGTTCGTTCACCAGATTTTCTAGATGAAGCAGGGGACATTAAATGGCCAAAAGCGAATGGATTTGTGATAGATGAGACTGGTAAAGCTATTACGGTGGATGCGAACTTGAAAGCAGGACAAATTATTGACAGATATGGGGACTCAAGTGGAAGATTCACAAGTCCAGTAGAAGCAGGACAAATTTTAGATTATGACACAAGAGGTTTGCCGTATCCTGAAAGTGTGAAAACTTATCATCAATATGAAGTATTGAAAGATATTACTGAAAAGAATGTAAAAGATGCATACAATATGGCTACTCAAGAAGTAAAAAAACAAATAGATAGAGTGATGGAGAAGTGGGAGCTTAGTTTTGAGGATTTAGCTTGCCCTCAACAGGGAAAGGTGGCAACAGTTTTTGGAGTTGGTGGAGGAAAACAAATTAAGTTTACAACAAATATTAAATATTATGAGATATTAGAATTAATAAAGGAGGTTAAGTGA
- the dat gene encoding D-amino-acid transaminase, translating to MKVLVNNHLVEREDATVDVEDRGYQFGDGVYEVVRLYNGKFFTYDEHIDRLYASAAKIDLVIPYSKEELRKLIEELVAANNIHTGNVYLQVTRGVQNPRNHVIPDDFPLEGVLTAAAREVPRNEKQFIEGGTAITEEDVRWLRCDIKSLSLLGNIMAKNKAHQQDALEAILHRGEQVTECSASNVSIIKDGVLWTHAADNLILNGITRQVILDVARKNGIPVREADFTLTDLREADEVFISSTTIEITPITHIDGVQVGDGKRGPITAQLHGYFVEEIVRSCGELVLAK from the coding sequence ATGAAAGTATTAGTAAATAACCATTTAGTGGAAAGAGAAGATGCGACCGTAGACGTGGAAGACCGCGGATATCAATTTGGAGATGGGGTATATGAAGTTGTTCGTTTGTATAATGGCAAATTCTTTACATATGATGAACATATCGACCGTTTATATGCCAGCGCTGCAAAAATTGATTTAGTCATACCATATTCCAAAGAAGAACTACGTAAATTAATTGAAGAGTTAGTGGCGGCAAATAATATTCATACAGGAAATGTTTATTTACAGGTAACTCGTGGCGTCCAAAATCCTCGTAACCATGTGATTCCAGATGATTTCCCATTAGAAGGAGTACTAACAGCAGCAGCTCGCGAGGTTCCTAGAAATGAAAAACAATTTATCGAAGGTGGAACAGCGATTACAGAAGAAGATGTGCGCTGGTTACGTTGTGACATTAAAAGTTTAAGCTTACTTGGAAACATTATGGCCAAGAATAAAGCACATCAACAAGATGCTTTAGAAGCTATTTTGCACCGCGGTGAACAAGTTACCGAATGTTCCGCATCCAATGTTTCTATTATTAAAGATGGTGTGCTTTGGACACATGCAGCTGATAATTTAATTTTAAACGGAATTACTCGTCAAGTTATTTTAGATGTTGCTAGAAAAAATGGTATTCCAGTCCGAGAAGCAGATTTTACACTAACTGACCTTCGAGAAGCAGATGAAGTGTTTATTTCTAGCACAACAATCGAAATTACGCCAATTACACATATTGATGGCGTACAAGTAGGTGACGGAAAACGTGGTCCAATTACCGCGCAACTTCATGGCTATTTTGTGGAAGAAATTGTTCGTTCTTGTGGTGAATTAGTATTAGCTAAATAA
- the pepV gene encoding dipeptidase PepV, translated as MTEINWQKEVESRKDDFLEDLKGLLRIPSVRDDSKKTEDAPFGPDVKRALDYMMELGKKDGFATKEVGNVAGHLEYGQGEELVGVLGHVDVVPVGDGWTNGPFEPTLRDGKLYARGVADDKGPTIAGYYALKIIKELGLPLSRRVRIIVGSDEESGMSCVERYFETEEQPTLGFVPDAEFPIIHAEKGISELDVSFKDGEASGEAAFRLLSFESGERYNMVPDHASAIIENVKDYDKLTSTFKTFLANHPVEGTLEEDGKTVKINMVGKSAHAMEPNNGINAGLHLVAFLGKFKLTGAANDFVTFGRDYLFGDSRAVKLGISYEDKESGELTMNVGVIRYDVGEGGKYGLNFRYPVTANMDKLKNKMQTVVYEYNAQYTHYSDSKPLFVPKDHPLIQTLQEVYTKQTGEEATLLAIGGGTYARHMETGVAFGALFPGREDTMHQKDEFSYFDDLLKATAIYAEALYKLAK; from the coding sequence ATGACAGAAATTAATTGGCAAAAAGAAGTGGAATCACGTAAAGACGATTTCCTAGAAGATTTAAAAGGGTTACTTCGCATTCCAAGTGTTCGCGATGATAGTAAAAAAACAGAAGATGCGCCGTTTGGACCTGATGTTAAGCGTGCGCTCGATTATATGATGGAACTTGGTAAAAAAGACGGATTTGCAACAAAAGAGGTTGGAAACGTAGCTGGACATCTTGAATACGGGCAAGGAGAAGAACTTGTTGGTGTTTTAGGACATGTCGACGTTGTTCCTGTTGGTGACGGTTGGACAAATGGTCCATTCGAACCAACTTTACGTGATGGAAAGCTTTATGCTCGTGGTGTTGCAGACGATAAAGGTCCAACAATTGCTGGTTACTATGCGCTAAAAATTATTAAAGAGTTAGGTTTGCCACTTTCTCGTCGTGTACGAATCATCGTTGGTTCTGATGAAGAAAGCGGTATGAGCTGTGTGGAACGTTATTTCGAAACAGAAGAACAACCAACACTCGGTTTTGTTCCTGATGCCGAATTCCCGATTATTCACGCGGAAAAAGGTATTTCTGAATTAGATGTATCTTTTAAAGACGGAGAAGCAAGCGGGGAAGCTGCATTCCGCTTACTAAGCTTTGAGTCAGGTGAGCGTTACAATATGGTACCAGATCATGCTAGTGCCATCATCGAAAACGTGAAAGACTACGATAAACTAACAAGTACTTTCAAAACTTTCTTAGCTAACCATCCAGTAGAAGGTACGTTAGAAGAAGACGGTAAAACAGTTAAAATTAACATGGTTGGAAAATCTGCTCATGCAATGGAACCAAATAATGGTATCAATGCAGGTCTTCATTTAGTAGCCTTCTTAGGTAAATTTAAATTAACTGGTGCTGCTAATGATTTCGTTACATTTGGTCGTGATTACTTATTTGGCGATTCTCGTGCTGTAAAACTTGGTATTAGCTACGAAGATAAAGAAAGTGGCGAATTAACGATGAATGTTGGCGTTATCCGTTATGATGTTGGGGAAGGTGGGAAATACGGACTTAATTTCCGTTACCCAGTTACTGCAAACATGGATAAGCTGAAAAATAAAATGCAAACTGTCGTATATGAATATAATGCACAGTACACACATTACAGTGATTCCAAACCGCTTTTCGTACCAAAAGACCACCCATTAATTCAAACTTTACAAGAAGTTTATACGAAACAAACAGGAGAAGAAGCTACTTTACTTGCAATTGGTGGCGGAACTTATGCACGTCATATGGAAACAGGTGTGGCGTTTGGCGCACTATTCCCAGGCCGCGAAGATACGATGCACCAAAAAGACGAATTCAGTTATTTTGACGATTTGTTAAAAGCGACAGCAATTTACGCAGAAGCGCTTTACAAATTAGCAAAGTAA
- a CDS encoding NUDIX hydrolase, with product MKPIYPAVKAVIVKDGKFLALKKKGVEGEVFELPGGRMNYGETHGEALFREVYEETKLQVQPFILYDTWEFFHEEYQITGVIYLVEMPEEGEIVLSDEHEEYRFFSLEKDSLQMMDIVFASRMERWDMEAIKGFMRK from the coding sequence ATGAAACCTATATATCCTGCCGTAAAAGCAGTCATCGTAAAAGACGGAAAATTTCTCGCACTTAAAAAGAAAGGCGTAGAAGGAGAGGTTTTTGAACTTCCAGGTGGCCGGATGAATTACGGTGAAACACACGGGGAAGCACTTTTTAGAGAAGTTTATGAAGAAACCAAATTACAAGTCCAACCATTTATTTTGTATGATACATGGGAATTTTTTCATGAGGAATACCAAATTACTGGGGTTATTTATTTAGTAGAGATGCCAGAAGAAGGAGAAATCGTACTATCTGATGAACACGAGGAATATCGCTTTTTTTCACTTGAAAAAGATAGTTTACAAATGATGGATATCGTTTTCGCCTCTCGAATGGAACGCTGGGATATGGAAGCAATTAAAGGTTTTATGAGAAAATAA
- a CDS encoding NAD(P)H-hydrate dehydratase produces the protein MKKITPKAMCAWIPKREDETHKGDYGRVLIVAGNKQFGGAAIMAAEACVKSGAGLTTVASDSVNRPALQTRIPECMFIDYENITSLSDQLSQFDTILIGPGLGLDAHAEEIFRLVLQKATDKQQIIIDGDGITIFAKGGIPHPAAGLTFTPHAGEWERLKALAPEAQTTTEIANTLDATLVLKGHRTKVYAGESAWQNIYGTPAMATGGMGDTLAGTICGLMAQTEKPIIGTLAAVFLHSYIGEILAKKRYVVLPTEIAEELPTYLKIFSETDEHA, from the coding sequence GTGAAGAAGATTACACCAAAAGCAATGTGCGCTTGGATCCCTAAACGAGAAGATGAAACACATAAGGGCGATTATGGTCGCGTGTTAATTGTCGCTGGTAACAAACAATTTGGTGGCGCTGCAATCATGGCAGCAGAAGCCTGTGTCAAAAGTGGAGCTGGCTTAACTACGGTTGCCTCAGATAGCGTTAACCGTCCTGCCTTGCAAACGCGTATTCCAGAATGTATGTTTATTGATTATGAAAACATCACTAGTTTAAGTGATCAGCTTAGCCAGTTCGATACCATTTTAATTGGCCCAGGTCTTGGCTTAGATGCTCATGCGGAAGAAATTTTCCGATTAGTGTTACAAAAAGCTACCGACAAGCAACAAATAATTATCGATGGCGATGGTATTACAATTTTCGCCAAAGGAGGCATCCCTCATCCAGCTGCTGGTTTAACTTTCACACCACATGCCGGGGAATGGGAGCGACTAAAAGCGCTAGCCCCTGAAGCACAAACAACTACCGAAATCGCAAACACGCTAGATGCCACGCTTGTACTAAAAGGGCACCGGACAAAAGTGTATGCTGGCGAATCAGCATGGCAAAATATTTATGGCACTCCCGCAATGGCAACCGGCGGAATGGGCGATACACTCGCAGGAACAATTTGTGGTTTAATGGCGCAAACAGAAAAACCAATTATTGGCACACTTGCTGCTGTTTTTCTTCATAGCTATATTGGAGAAATTCTCGCGAAGAAACGTTATGTCGTGCTTCCAACAGAAATCGCCGAAGAACTACCAACTTACTTAAAAATTTTTAGCGAAACAGACGAACATGCTTAA
- a CDS encoding phosphatase PAP2 family protein codes for MKKTPFIISGIGLLGFILFMSGVMTKANWIHTFDNYWNSVIRVGITDTKTMIISYLTDIGGVATICILTVLVVICLLLLRKVDIAIWFGVTVLVGGAVIPSIIKNIVQRPRPTFKLIEQSGFSFPSGHATGSTVFYGMLAFFLILYVSKKWLQIMIAILALSIVSFVMYSRVYLGVHFPSDVVAGFLIGNAVVFCSIGCYFLWGRKLALWTKRFQKVA; via the coding sequence ATGAAAAAAACACCATTTATTATTAGCGGCATAGGTCTTCTTGGATTTATTCTTTTTATGTCAGGAGTTATGACTAAGGCCAATTGGATACACACATTTGATAATTACTGGAATAGTGTTATTCGAGTTGGGATTACAGACACCAAAACAATGATTATTTCTTACTTAACGGATATTGGTGGAGTAGCGACGATTTGTATTTTAACAGTGCTTGTTGTTATTTGCTTACTGTTGCTGCGAAAAGTCGATATTGCGATTTGGTTTGGCGTTACAGTATTGGTTGGTGGCGCGGTGATTCCATCCATTATTAAAAATATCGTTCAACGTCCAAGGCCAACATTTAAGCTTATTGAACAAAGTGGTTTTAGTTTTCCGAGCGGTCACGCAACAGGTTCGACTGTTTTTTACGGCATGCTTGCTTTTTTCTTGATTCTTTATGTGAGTAAAAAATGGTTGCAAATAATGATTGCGATTTTAGCACTTTCGATTGTCAGCTTTGTGATGTACTCTCGCGTATATCTAGGTGTTCATTTTCCAAGTGATGTAGTTGCTGGATTTTTAATTGGAAATGCAGTCGTATTCTGTTCGATTGGTTGTTATTTCCTTTGGGGCAGAAAACTAGCATTATGGACGAAACGATTTCAAAAAGTAGCATAA
- a CDS encoding polysaccharide biosynthesis protein: protein MGSKLLRGTFILTLGTLISKVLGILYVIPFYAIIGGDEPALLYNFGYVPYQLFLSVATAGIPLAVAKYIAKYNAMEEYAVGRRLFRTGVYLMIFSGIICFLAMYGLAPTLAKMQQLEGGYSLEDGIQVIRAVSFALLIIPVMSLLRGFFQGYNSMGPSAVSQVLEQVVRIMFLLSGTFIVMYVLDGNVVTAVSVATFSAFVGAFASLILLLWYFYKRKPGLDRMLLEDRGTVHISIPTLYKDIILSAIPFIIVGSATSLYQLIDQFTLGRVLEYIGITPEMVNSYVAIINFDVQKLIMIPGTLAIAFSMALVPLVTGAYVRREYAQVKRQLNDVFQILLFLTIPACFGIAMLARPLFTVFFAPSNDGTELLQLFAPIAVLFSLFSVSAAVLQGIDEQRFTVLGLLLGLLTKSVLQMPLIMLFEAKGSILATGAGYAVSCVFMLLIIKKYVRFSFKVILRRTVLFFGMTAVMGGGVICLYMGLANFISPNHKMSAFLLTAICGGIGAIFYGYMAFKLHLSDKLFGPRGTRLRQKLRIR, encoded by the coding sequence ATGGGTTCAAAACTGCTCAGAGGAACTTTTATTCTGACACTAGGAACATTAATTTCTAAAGTGCTTGGAATATTGTACGTGATTCCGTTTTATGCGATTATTGGAGGAGATGAACCAGCACTTCTATATAATTTTGGTTATGTACCGTATCAATTATTCTTAAGTGTTGCAACTGCTGGGATACCACTTGCTGTTGCAAAATATATAGCAAAATACAATGCCATGGAAGAATATGCGGTAGGACGACGTTTGTTTAGAACGGGCGTTTACTTAATGATTTTCTCAGGGATTATTTGTTTCTTAGCGATGTACGGACTTGCACCAACACTTGCTAAGATGCAACAACTGGAAGGCGGCTATAGTTTAGAAGATGGGATTCAGGTTATACGAGCTGTAAGTTTTGCCTTACTTATCATTCCAGTCATGAGCTTGTTGCGCGGATTTTTCCAAGGTTATAATTCGATGGGACCTTCTGCTGTATCTCAAGTATTAGAGCAAGTTGTCCGGATTATGTTCTTGCTTTCTGGGACATTTATTGTGATGTATGTGCTTGATGGAAATGTGGTTACTGCCGTTAGTGTAGCGACATTCTCCGCATTTGTTGGTGCATTCGCTAGTTTGATTTTATTACTTTGGTATTTTTATAAACGGAAACCGGGACTTGACCGGATGCTTTTAGAAGACCGTGGAACAGTCCATATTTCTATTCCTACACTTTATAAAGATATTATTCTATCAGCTATTCCTTTTATTATTGTTGGATCGGCTACATCACTTTATCAATTAATTGACCAATTTACGTTAGGACGTGTACTTGAATATATTGGAATAACGCCAGAGATGGTTAATTCTTATGTAGCAATCATTAACTTTGATGTGCAAAAACTAATTATGATTCCAGGAACACTCGCGATTGCTTTTTCGATGGCACTGGTTCCGTTAGTCACTGGAGCTTATGTTCGAAGAGAATATGCTCAAGTAAAAAGACAATTAAATGACGTTTTCCAAATCTTATTATTCCTAACCATTCCAGCTTGTTTTGGAATTGCTATGCTTGCTCGGCCACTGTTTACGGTATTTTTTGCGCCGAGTAATGATGGAACAGAACTTTTGCAATTATTTGCGCCAATTGCCGTTTTATTTTCGCTATTCAGTGTTTCGGCGGCAGTGCTTCAAGGGATTGATGAACAACGCTTTACCGTACTTGGTTTATTATTAGGGTTGCTTACAAAATCGGTGTTACAAATGCCACTTATTATGTTGTTTGAAGCAAAAGGATCGATTCTTGCAACGGGGGCTGGCTATGCTGTTTCATGTGTTTTCATGTTACTTATTATTAAAAAATATGTTCGTTTTTCCTTCAAAGTCATTTTACGGCGAACGGTATTGTTCTTCGGAATGACTGCAGTGATGGGGGGGGGAGTTATTTGCCTTTATATGGGACTAGCTAACTTTATTAGTCCAAACCATAAAATGTCTGCCTTCTTGCTGACAGCGATTTGTGGAGGAATTGGTGCGATTTTTTACGGTTATATGGCATTCAAGCTACACTTGTCCGACAAATTGTTTGGACCACGTGGAACGAGATTGCGTCAAAAATTAAGAATACGCTAG